In Lautropia mirabilis, one DNA window encodes the following:
- the rimP gene encoding ribosome maturation factor RimP, producing the protein MVDPVVSGMGYEVVDVEFVAGGLLRITIENVDHAQPITLDDCERVSEQLSHLFLVEDVDYDRLEISSPGLDRRLRRPQDFARFTGDEVKLWLRMPQDGRRTFEGVLLSAEPALARVRELLGPDAALPEVVQAGGAAPAESDWLLAWREKPADNARPGRNRGVPGRRPPKARPVPADPVEAALQTADVRWLRFGFEQVDRARLVPKPVF; encoded by the coding sequence ATGGTCGATCCCGTGGTCTCGGGCATGGGCTACGAAGTGGTGGACGTGGAGTTCGTCGCCGGTGGGCTGCTGCGCATCACCATCGAGAATGTCGATCATGCGCAGCCCATCACGCTGGATGACTGCGAACGGGTGAGCGAGCAGCTCTCGCACCTGTTCCTGGTGGAAGATGTGGATTATGACCGGCTGGAGATTTCCTCGCCGGGGCTGGACCGACGGCTGCGTCGTCCACAGGATTTTGCCCGCTTCACGGGTGACGAGGTGAAGCTCTGGCTGCGCATGCCGCAGGACGGCCGCCGCACCTTCGAGGGTGTGCTGCTGTCGGCGGAGCCGGCGCTGGCGCGGGTGCGCGAGCTGCTGGGTCCGGATGCCGCGCTGCCTGAGGTGGTGCAGGCCGGGGGCGCTGCGCCGGCCGAGAGTGACTGGCTGCTGGCCTGGCGCGAGAAGCCGGCGGACAACGCCCGTCCGGGGCGCAACCGGGGGGTGCCCGGTCGTCGGCCGCCGAAGGCGCGGCCCGTGCCTGCCGATCCGGTGGAAGCCGCGTTGCAGACGGCTGATGTGCGCTGGCTGCGGTTTGGATTTGAGCAAGTGGATCGGGCTCGGCTGGTGCCGAAGCCGGTTTTCTAG
- the nusA gene encoding transcription termination factor NusA, whose protein sequence is MQGRELLLMVDALAREKNVPRDVVFAALESALASAMKKRYKDEVDIRVAISREDGSYRGFRRWQVVPDGELDDHDLQIILSEARKQDPDIQLEEFIEEELEEIEFGRIGAQAAKQVILQKIRDAEREQIINDFLSRGDSLLSGTIKRVDREGAIIESGRIEARLPRDQMIPKENLRNGDRVRAWVSRINREGRGPQLFLSRTAPEFIMKLFELEVPEIEQGLLQIRAAARDPGVRAKIAVHATDSRVDPIGTCVGVRGSRVQAVTQELAGERVDIVLWSEDPAQFVIGALAPANVSSILVDEERHVMDVVVDEDNLALAIGTGGRNVRLASELTGWQINLMSAEESEKKQEDERAAIRGVFMERLDVDAEVADILIDEGFTSLEEIAYVPLNEMLEIEAFDEDTVNELRERARNALLTQAIATEEKLNETADDLLSLEGMDRELAVKLAEANVRTRDDLAELAVDELIEITELDEERAKALILKAREHWFVEEGGA, encoded by the coding sequence ATGCAGGGACGTGAATTGTTGCTGATGGTCGATGCGCTGGCGCGCGAGAAGAATGTTCCGCGCGACGTCGTGTTTGCCGCACTGGAGAGTGCGCTCGCGTCGGCAATGAAAAAGCGTTACAAGGACGAGGTGGACATCCGCGTGGCGATCAGCCGCGAGGATGGCAGCTACCGTGGCTTCCGTCGCTGGCAGGTGGTGCCCGACGGCGAGCTGGACGACCACGATCTGCAGATCATCCTGTCCGAGGCCCGCAAGCAGGATCCGGACATCCAGCTCGAGGAGTTCATCGAGGAAGAGCTGGAAGAGATCGAGTTCGGTCGCATCGGTGCACAGGCCGCCAAGCAGGTCATCCTGCAGAAGATCCGTGACGCCGAGCGTGAGCAGATCATCAACGACTTCCTCTCCCGCGGTGATTCGCTGCTGTCGGGCACGATCAAGCGTGTCGATCGCGAGGGCGCCATCATCGAGTCGGGCCGCATCGAGGCTCGCCTGCCGCGTGACCAGATGATCCCGAAGGAGAACCTGCGCAACGGCGACCGCGTGCGGGCCTGGGTGTCCCGCATCAATCGCGAGGGTCGTGGGCCGCAGCTCTTCCTGTCGCGCACGGCGCCCGAGTTCATCATGAAGCTCTTCGAGCTGGAAGTGCCCGAGATCGAGCAGGGGCTGCTGCAGATCCGCGCTGCTGCGCGTGATCCGGGGGTGCGCGCCAAGATTGCCGTGCATGCCACCGACAGCCGGGTCGATCCGATCGGCACCTGCGTGGGTGTGCGTGGTTCGCGCGTGCAGGCCGTGACGCAGGAGCTGGCTGGTGAGCGGGTTGACATCGTGCTGTGGTCGGAAGACCCGGCGCAGTTCGTGATCGGCGCGCTGGCGCCCGCCAACGTTTCCTCCATCCTGGTGGACGAGGAGCGTCACGTCATGGACGTGGTGGTGGACGAGGACAATCTGGCGCTGGCCATCGGTACGGGCGGCCGCAACGTGCGCCTGGCGTCCGAGCTGACCGGCTGGCAGATCAATCTGATGTCGGCCGAGGAAAGCGAGAAGAAGCAGGAAGACGAGCGGGCAGCGATCCGTGGCGTCTTCATGGAACGCCTGGACGTGGATGCCGAAGTGGCCGACATCCTGATCGACGAGGGCTTCACCAGCCTGGAAGAGATCGCCTACGTGCCGCTCAACGAGATGCTCGAGATCGAGGCCTTCGACGAGGACACGGTCAACGAGCTGCGCGAGCGGGCCCGCAATGCGCTGCTCACCCAGGCAATTGCCACCGAAGAGAAACTGAACGAGACCGCCGACGACCTGCTGTCGCTGGAGGGCATGGACCGCGAGCTGGCCGTGAAGCTGGCCGAGGCCAATGTCCGCACCCGCGACGACCTGGCCGAGCTGGCGGTGGATGAATTGATCGAAATCACCGAACTCGACGAGGAGCGGGCCAAGGCACTGATCCTGAAGGCTCGCGAGCACTGGTTCGTCGAGGAAGGCGGTGCGTGA